One window from the genome of Spirosoma rhododendri encodes:
- a CDS encoding HAD family hydrolase encodes MSATQLVIFDMAGTTVTDQHEVERCFAEAAAQTGLTVSDERILAMQGLAKRFVFETLWKEQLGESSPEVPLHVDVSYDVFRDVLENHYRTNGATPTEGCLDTFAHLHERGIKIALTTGFYRVVTDIILEKLGWLDGLNDQYIGTPNSLIQLSIASDEVPQGRPAPDMIRRAMQLLNVSDPKAVVNIGDTPSDLLSGQAAGVALNLGLTNGTHTRAQLETYPHDKLLGSLRELPGLL; translated from the coding sequence ATGAGCGCAACTCAATTAGTCATATTCGACATGGCTGGTACGACCGTTACCGATCAGCACGAAGTCGAACGGTGTTTCGCGGAAGCCGCTGCACAAACTGGCCTGACTGTGTCGGATGAGCGGATTCTGGCGATGCAGGGGCTGGCCAAGCGATTTGTTTTTGAAACGCTTTGGAAAGAACAGCTGGGCGAAAGCAGCCCCGAAGTACCTCTCCACGTAGACGTGTCGTACGATGTATTCCGGGATGTGCTGGAAAATCATTACCGCACCAACGGAGCAACGCCAACGGAAGGCTGTCTGGATACGTTCGCTCACCTGCACGAACGGGGTATCAAAATCGCCCTGACGACCGGATTTTACCGTGTCGTAACCGACATCATTCTGGAGAAACTTGGCTGGCTCGACGGCCTGAACGACCAATACATCGGTACGCCCAACAGCCTGATTCAGCTATCCATCGCCAGCGACGAAGTGCCGCAGGGACGGCCCGCCCCGGACATGATTCGCCGGGCTATGCAGCTACTGAACGTGTCGGACCCAAAAGCGGTCGTCAACATTGGCGACACGCCATCCGACCTGTTGTCGGGTCAGGCGGCCGGTGTCGCGCTGAACCTCGGCCTGACCAACGGTACCCACACCCGCGCCCAACTCGAAACCTACCCGCACGACAAACTCCTCGGCTCGCTCCGCGAACTGCCGGGCTTACTGTAG
- a CDS encoding TIGR03364 family FAD-dependent oxidoreductase, with translation MPTYDLIVIGAGVLGTFHAYHAARAGQRVLLLEKDHYPVGATVRNFGQVVPSGLAGRWFDYGRRSLDIYREIQAQTDITIRQNGTVYVASDASEWQVANELHDRYARIGYRSELLSKAQVLAKYPTLRPDYVYGGLFFPDELSVEPEQMIQRLIGFVQQKHGVDYRPGSVVIGCEPTGDQVRVTLAGGQTFEGGRVLLCGGHEVRLLFPDVLAQAGLVVSKLQMLLAEPVAGLNLPGNILTGLTIRRYEAFQECASYAQLSPVSPELAELQRWGIHILFKQATDGSIIVGDSHEYAAATAQEDLGYHTQEYINNLMLTQARRIVSFPLTVRKAWAGFYSQTPAEIFEHDVAPNIRIITGIGGKGMSSSAGYAEESIRQWE, from the coding sequence ATGCCTACTTACGACCTGATTGTTATTGGTGCTGGCGTGCTTGGTACCTTTCATGCCTACCACGCAGCGCGGGCCGGGCAACGGGTGCTGTTGCTCGAAAAAGATCATTACCCGGTAGGAGCGACGGTGCGTAATTTCGGGCAGGTGGTGCCGTCGGGGCTGGCGGGGCGGTGGTTCGATTACGGACGGCGTAGTCTGGACATTTACCGCGAGATTCAGGCGCAGACCGATATCACCATCCGGCAGAACGGCACGGTGTACGTCGCGTCGGACGCCAGCGAATGGCAGGTCGCCAACGAACTGCACGACCGCTACGCCCGCATCGGCTACCGGAGCGAACTGCTCTCGAAAGCACAGGTGCTGGCGAAGTACCCAACGCTCCGCCCAGACTACGTGTATGGCGGCTTGTTTTTCCCCGACGAACTGAGCGTCGAGCCGGAGCAGATGATTCAGCGACTGATCGGCTTCGTTCAGCAGAAACACGGTGTCGACTACCGGCCCGGCTCGGTCGTAATCGGCTGCGAACCAACCGGTGACCAGGTGCGTGTGACGCTGGCGGGTGGGCAGACGTTCGAGGGCGGGCGGGTGCTGCTGTGTGGTGGTCACGAAGTCCGGCTGCTTTTCCCCGACGTGCTGGCTCAGGCTGGTCTGGTGGTCAGTAAGTTGCAGATGCTGCTGGCTGAACCCGTCGCGGGGCTGAACCTGCCGGGTAATATCCTGACTGGCCTGACTATACGCCGGTACGAAGCGTTTCAGGAATGCGCTTCCTACGCCCAGCTGTCACCCGTATCGCCGGAGCTGGCCGAGTTGCAACGCTGGGGCATCCATATCCTGTTCAAGCAGGCGACCGACGGTTCGATCATCGTCGGCGATTCACACGAGTACGCAGCCGCTACGGCGCAGGAAGACCTTGGCTATCACACGCAGGAGTACATCAATAATCTGATGCTGACCCAAGCCCGGCGCATCGTTTCCTTCCCGCTGACGGTTCGCAAAGCGTGGGCCGGTTTCTACAGCCAAACCCCCGCCGAAATCTTCGAACACGACGTTGCTCCGAATATCCGCATCATCACTGGTATCGGCGGTAAAGGCATGAGTTCCAGCGCGGGCTACGCCGAAGAAAGCATCCGGCAGTGGGAATGA